From a region of the Phaseolus vulgaris cultivar G19833 chromosome 6, P. vulgaris v2.0, whole genome shotgun sequence genome:
- the LOC137833598 gene encoding basic blue protein-like, with protein MAQGRGFSAMILFCCVLVLLSEMADATSFVVGDNNGWSFNTNNWPNGKKFKAGDVLVFNYDPSHHDVRVVDVNGYNSCNPSKASKSFHSGHDQVTLAQGTTYFICSFPGHCQQGMKIAINAA; from the exons ATGGCTCAGGGAAGAGGCTTCAGTGCAATGATTCTGTTCTGCTGTGTGTTGGTGCTTCTCTCTGAGATGGCTGATGCAACAAGCTTTGTGGTTGGTGATAACAATGGCTGGAGCTTCAACACAAACAATTGGCCAAATGGAAAGAAATTTAAGGCTGGCGATGTACTAG TATTCAACTACGATCCTTCTCATCACGATGTGAGAGTAGTAGATGTGAATGGATACAATTCATGCAATCCTTCAAAAGCATCAAAGTCATTTCATTCAGGGCATGATCAGGTCACACTTGCGCAAGGAACAACCTACTTCATCTGCTCTTTTCCTGGTCACTGCCAGCAAGGGATGAAAATTGCAATTAATGCTGCATGA
- the LOC137833591 gene encoding basic blue protein-like codes for MGEGRSMSVTVVLLCMLVLYSEMAHASTYVVGGRTGWSGDMTAWNGKVYKAGDTLLFYYNATQHNVVVVDEGGYNSCSASAGSKTYQTGHDYIQLPKGPSFFISSLPGQCQGGLKLSVTAL; via the exons ATGGGTGAAGGAAGAAGCATGAGTGTAACAGTTGTGTTGTTGTGCATGTTGGTGTTGTACTCAGAGATGGCTCATGCAAGCACCTATGTGGTAGGTGGTAGAACTGGTTGGTCTGGAGACATGACTGCTTGGAATGGAAAGGTTTATAAGGCTGGTGATACATTGT TGTTCTACTACAATGCTACGCAACACAACGTGGTGGTGGTGGATGAAGGAGGATACAATTCATGCAGTGCTTCAGCAGGATCAAAAACTTATCAGACAGGCCATGATTACATCCAGTTACCCAAAGGACCTTCcttcttcatttcttctctTCCTGGTCAATGTCAGGGTGGCTTGAAGTTATCAGTTACTGCTCTCTGA
- the LOC137832850 gene encoding uncharacterized protein: protein MILHHKTKTLQREVATARVKRREHKNFKMPKSKRNRQVTLSKTKKKGRGHKETIVNGIKEAVEKYACVYVFSFESMRNQKLKEFREQLKSSSRFFLGSNKVMQVALGRSAADEISSGIHKVSKLLRGDAGMFLTNLSKEEVERLFKEFKEYDFARTGSLATEKVDLKEGPLEQFTHEMEPFLRKQGMPVRLNKGVVELVSDFVVCEEGKPLSPEASRILRLMGIKMATFRLNLICRWSPDEFELYIDGPDESDVECS from the exons ATGATACTTCATCACAAAACCAAAACCCTACAACGAGAAGTTGCAACAGCGAGGGTTAAGCGAAGAGAACACAAGAACTTCAAAATGCCAAAATCGAAGAGAAATAGACAAG TTACGCTATCGAAGACGAAGAAGAAGGGAAGGGGTCATAAAGAGACCATAGTGAACGGAATAAAGGAGGCGGTAGAAAAGTATGCGTGTGTATACGTGTTTTCGTTCGAGAGCATGCGGAATCagaaattgaaggagttcagggaACAACTGAAATCGAGTAGCAGATTCTTTCTCGGCTCTAACAAAGTAATGCAAGTTGCTTTAGGTCGTTCCGCCGCCGATGAGATCAGTTCCGGCATTCATAAGGTTTCAAAG CTATTGCGAGGAGATGCTGGCATGTTTCTTACGAATTTGTCTAAGGAAGAAGTTGAAAG GCTCTTTAAAGAATTTAAAGAGTATGACTTTGCAAGAACGGGAAGCCTTGCCACGGAAAAG GTGGATCTCAAAGAGGGTCCCTTGGAGCAGTTTACTCATGAGATGGAACCTTTTCTACGGAAGCAAGGCATGCCTGTTAGGTTAAATAAAG GAGTTGTGGAGCTTGTTTCCGATTTTGTTGTTTGTGAGGAAGGAAAGCCCTTGTCACCTGAAGCTTCTCGTATACTG CGTTTAATGGGAATCAAGATGGCTACATTTCGACTTAACCTAATTTGCAGGTGGAGTCCCGATGAGTTTGAACTATACATCGATGGACCTGATGAATCAGATGTTGAATGCTCATAG